The genomic window TATTCTTGCCATTTTCTCGAAACAgcaaaaaattatacttcaaacAATACCTGTGCCTTTTGCTGCCTTCAATCAGTTtaattttccttccatttatttcttttccagaaAGTTTTTCAATAGCATTCTTTAAGTCACTGTAAGAGGCAAACTCAACCACCCTAGGAAAGAGTTATTGATCTTGTTAATCATCAGAAAGACAATACACAATGTACTACAATACAAAGAGGTTACAAGACTCGAGATACCACAATCTAATTTACATAATTCATTAAGTTGAAGTGATTTTCATAAGACTTTACCTACCCTTCATTTAGCTTAGGTCTATGAGCATCTGCAAAGGTTACCTCCCCAGCTTGCCTCATGAAATCTTTGAGATCCTAACACAAGACAATTATGTTAAacgaagaaaaatgaaagaacataAACAGATAACATGGCATAAAACAAGACTACTGAAAGAGAAGATGTTAGATAAAGTACAAACATGGCATTTACCACACTTGTATTCTATCAAAATTATCTACATCAGGGCACGAAATAAGTGAAAATAGCATATTGCTTTACGCAAAATGCAAGGGAAAAATTCAGATTTTAATGTTACAAGTATTAGTCTATACTGAGGCTcagcacaaaagaaataaaaagaaaaaaaacaaaagttaacaGTACATTTGTAAAGTAAAGACTGAGGTAGAGTAAGTCTTATATTTAAACAGAACATTTACAAGACACCAGTTATTTTGTGCCCCATATGTCATTAAAAACGTAGTTTACTTTACCTTTATTAACATTTCCCTAGGCTAGTCAAGCAGCATACTGCATTAATCGCTCGGAGATACCGTCATGACATATGCCCGACTGGCTCTTCGCCACCCACTTGAAGGACACTACCCAATCGATGGAAGCCTTTAAATCGCACAGCCCTCCCTATTAGCAGACTACTGACGGATGCAGACATTTTCTACTCTTGTGAAGTTACCAAGGACCACTTTACTGCGATCAGGATTCCAACGACCACCTAATTTCGTATCTTTCAACTCTTTTCGACCAGGACCTCTTATTCGGAAGCGTTACAGGAGGACAGCTCTCAACTTAGGGATCAGATCTCGTTATCTCGGGGATCGCTGCAACCTGGCACTTTAAGGAAGTGCACCGATTACGTCTAGACCGGCAAACACAGATCTAGAGGTGGCCAACTGATCACTGTAGGAGCTGACTGGCAAAGTCAACCAGGCCCAACCAAGAGTGACCAAGACAGAACGATTAGGATAACCCACAGGCACTCCTCGTCATAAGGCCAACGACACAGATAGGCTGGCAAATAAAGGGTTTAATATTTggttaaaattgattttaaaacaagaaaaatcctCAAAAACATTTACATTTGATCACTATCATTACTCTAGGCTTCAAATATCCCCCAATTATGTTAAATAGTTTAAAATGATATTATAGATGTCCAGTTAAGTTCATATTTAAAGATAAAACTACTTTAGTAAAAGGTTTAATATTAACTacccattattttttaaaatattgaagaagTTTTAAACCTTATTTCAACAAACCTGCCAGCTGACTCGTGAAGATAAATTCTCAACTATAAGACGATTTTCTGTTCGCACAGGTGGggcatttctggggaaaaaaacaattgaaatggAAAAACACTACTTGTGAGTTTTAAGAGACAGGACATTTTACTtattcaattctgtttttaaagtagAATACCTTAATTCAGAAAAACCCATACCTCCTATCATTTCGGGGACGGCGGCTACTAAATCGATCAGAATACCTCCCTCTTCCTCGTCCACCTCTTGAACGAGCCCTGGCGTGTTCAATAGTAACCCTAGAATAAAGTAGAAAAGTCTTCATTAATAATGCTTACAAGTTCCCAAGCACTCATATACGTTCTCATTTAGGTTTTAATCCAGTACGTATTGACAATACAGATGTTAAGCCCCTGTTAGAAATTGAATTATATGACTCAAGTCATGGCCACAAAATTAGTTAAATATCTATTCAGgaatcaaatccaggttttctctTCTGACTCCCAAGAGTTCAACACTCTTAATTTTGCAACACACCATCAGTATATATTTATGCACAGCATGTAGATATTCCTATGAacacatttgtaaaataacatTACAATTAAAAACTTTTATAGGACCTATGTAGAGATGCATAGAAAATTCACCTGGCAGTTTCTGAGGAGTGTTGCTCATTTGTGAGACTTCTTTaactcaaaaatgaaatattataatcCTGTTACAAGTTGCATCTTTTAAACATGTGACTAAAAAAACCTCTGGCTTTTGAGATGACTTATACTAACTTACACTGCTTGTCATACTGCAGTGTCTAAAAACACTAGTTAAATAAACTTGGCTTacatttatttaacaaaaaaactcaaaaaatagAAGTAACATGATTTCACAGGCTCATAGGTTTAAAggtgaaaataattttctaggtCATCTGGCCCaaccttatttttatatatgatgCAAAATTAACTCAGAAGCCTATGGTCTCATAGGCAGTAACAGTTGGGTCTTGAACCCAAATCCAGCagtaatttttaaacaaaaaaagatttacCGCTCACTGCAGAGTTCCTTTCCATCAAGTTCATAAACAGCATCATCAGCATCTCTTGGATCCTCAAATTCCTAAGAAATGAATCATTTTAGCTATTTAATTACAGGAAAATGAATAACAACAGATGTGCAGCACTAGGCAAACTTAAATCACTACATGTTAGtaaactaagtcaatatgaatAACTATCTAACAATCTATGTACTCCAATACTAGATAACAGCCCATTAAcgtttaaaaatttacatttccTCTTAAGATGTGGAATTTGTTAAAGCTGTATTAGTGCAGTATTTTCCTTGAttgtattaaatttatttaacctcACAGCGTTAGGAcag from Notamacropus eugenii isolate mMacEug1 chromosome 1, mMacEug1.pri_v2, whole genome shotgun sequence includes these protein-coding regions:
- the SRSF5 gene encoding serine/arginine-rich splicing factor 5 isoform X1 → MSGCRVFIGRLNPAAREKDVERFFKGYGRIRDIDLKRGFGFVEFEDPRDADDAVYELDGKELCSERVTIEHARARSRGGRGRGRYSDRFSSRRPRNDRRNAPPVRTENRLIVENLSSRVSWQDLKDFMRQAGEVTFADAHRPKLNEGVVEFASYSDLKNAIEKLSGKEINGRKIKLIEGSKRHSRSRSRSRSRTRSSSRSRSRSRSRSRKSYSRSRSRSHSKSRSVSRSPMPEKSQKRGSSSRSKSPASVDRQRSRSRSRSVDSGN
- the SRSF5 gene encoding serine/arginine-rich splicing factor 5 isoform X2, coding for MSGCRVFIGRLNPAAREKDVERFFKGYGRIRDIDLKRGFGFVEFEDPRDADDAVYELDGKELCSERVTIEHARARSRGGRGRGRYSDRFSSRRPRNDRRNAPPVRTENRLIVENLSSRVSWQPICVVGLMTRSACGLS